One Flavobacterium cerinum genomic window, TTTCCAAAGGCTATGCCTCATTCGATTATACGCCAATTGGAATGCGTACGTCAAAATTAGTAAAACTGGATGTCCTATTGAATGCCAATTCAGTAGATGCCCTTTCAGCACTAATTCACGAAGACAATGCTTACAACATCGGTAAGAAAATGTGTGAGAAGCTAAAAGAGCTGATTCCGCGTCAGCAATTTGACATTCCGATTCAGGCCGCTATCGGTGCTAAAATCATCGCTCGTGAAACCATTAAAGCGTTACGTAAAGATGTAACGGCAAAATGTTATGGTGGTGATATTTCCCGTAAACGTAAGTTACTTGAAAAACAGAAAAAAGGTAAAAAACGTATGCGCCAGGTAGGTAATGTTGAAATTCCTCAGGAAGCATTTATGGCAGTACTAAAACTAAACGATTAAAAATACAGGGCCGGATTTTAAAATCCGGCCTTTTTATTTGCGTTCCTCCTCATCACAAAATCAAAATTAATGACATTTCATCTTTTTAACACTAAACACATAATTAGTTTTAAAAAACAAAACTATCACATTCTTTTATACAACAAAAAGCTCTTTTTTAGTAACTTTACCGGATTAATGTCCCCACAAACATGAAGAGCGCAATCTTCCTCATATTATTATTTTCCGGCTTCACATTTTATGCGCAGGGAATCACTATTGACACTACTTCACAAACCGTTCCGCAGTTAGTGAGTAATATTCTTTTACAGAATTCCTGTTTTAACGAAACTAATTTTCAGTTTTCGTCGCATCGTGGCATAGGGCTATTCACAAATACCAATCCGAATTTTCCGATACAGGAAGGAATCATCATCCGTAACGGTATTGCTAAACATACAGAAGGACAATACACCGGACTAAACGAAAGTTCTTTTCTGACCAATGCCGGCGATCCGGATTTACAGGCTATAAGTAATACCAGCGGTCAGACATTAGCCATCAATGATGTAGCCTATATACAATTTGATTTTACACCATTATCCAGTAGTTTTAGTTTCGACTTTCTGTTTGCTTCTAATGAATATGGTGAATATCAATGTGGCTTCAACGATATTTTTGCTTTTTTGCTAACCGACTTAAATACGGGTGTCACCACAAATCTGGCCGTTATACCAAATAGCAGTATCCCGGTTTCGGTCAAAACGATTCGAAATAACCTCTATAATTCCGGCTGTACGTCCTCCAATCCAAGTTTATTTGGTCGTTATAATGTTACCAATCCGGCAGGATCCGCTCTTAATATGCGTGGCGAAACCGTTTTACTAACCGCTTCATCCGCTGTTATCCCCAACAATCCGTATCGAATCAAATTAGCTATTGGCGATTATAATGATTCCAATTATGACTCTGCTGTTTTAATTGCCGGAAAAAGTTTTACAACTCATACAAATTTAGGATCTGACACAACTATCTGTCAGGGCGAAACAATTCTTTTAGAATCCGGATTAGGTCCTCAGTTTGATCATGTATGGACGTTTAACCACAATATCATTCCCGGAGCGACATCCTCTTCTCTTAGCGTAACACAACCCGGTACCTATAGCGTAATCGCCACAACCACAAACGGAGCTTGTCAAATGACCGATGAAATTGTTATTACCGACCTAACTATCGGAACACCACAAGATATACGAGTTTGTAATAACGGTAACGCCTCATACCCTTTCAACCTGTCTCAAAATAATGCCACAAATCTGGGATTAAACCCCAATGATTATGATGTGTTGTATTACGCCTCAATGGCCGATGTTACAGCCAACAATCCGATTCCGGCATCAAGCATCAACAACTATCAAAGTAACGGCAACCAAACTATTTATATTAAAGTACGCAAACGTAATGGTAATTTCATTTGCGACAATCTGGTTTCATTTAATCTAATCGTTAATAACACCATTGTACCCGGACAAGCATTGAATATGTCCAAATGCAGCAACCGTAACGGTCGTTTGAGCTTCGATTTGACTGTGGAAACACCTATTGTTCTGAACGGGCAAAGTCCTTCCGACTTTACTATCTTTTATTTTACATCGCAAAGTGATGCTGACAACAACATTAACAGCATTCCCGATCCAACCGCCTTTCTTGTATTAGCCCCACAATCTCCGGTTACCATTTGGGTTCGAATGACCGATGCCAACAATGTCAATTGTTATGCCCTAACCAGCTTTACGATCACTATACAACCATTACCTTTGGTGGATGTTCATCCGGATGTAATCGAATGCAGCAGCTATACTTTACCTCCGATAACCAACGGGAATTATTTTACCGGATCTCAAGGCTCCGGAACTCCGCTTTTCGCCGGTGATGTTATTACGCAACAAGGCACCTATTATATATATAACGGTCCAGTTGGTCCTTTGGGCTGTGCCGATCAAACTACCTTTATGGTAACATTAATTGATCAACTAAGCTTCCCGGAAATAGGCTGCGGCGAATATACCATTCGTAACTCACCGGCCGGGCATTTTTATACCGCACCGGGTGGCGGAGGCGATATATTACCCGTAGGAACAGTACTCCATACAGATCAGACGATTTATTTCTATGCGGTTGTAAACGGCAATGTATGCCAGGAAAAAACATATCATATCCGAATTCTTCCTGTTCCTCCAATCGACACTCCGGACGATGTTATCACCTGTAATTCCTATACATTACCCTCATTAGTTCACGGTGCTTATTACACCTATCCGAACGGTAGCGGCGTAACGGTTAATCCCGGAACAGTAATAACTGAATCTACAACATTATATCTTTATACGTATGATGGCGAGTGTTCGAATGAACATACTCTACGGATAACAATTATCGACGGTCCTTCATTCCAACCCGTTACAGCCTGTGGTGAATTTATACTCCCGGCCGTTGAAGTCGGAAATTATTTTACTCAACCGATGGGGAACGGAACCATGATTCCCGCCGAAACAGCCATTCAAAGTTCCCAAACGGTTTATTATTATGTTCCGACCACAACTTCACCCAATTGTACCGACTATCTGAATTACCAGATCACGATATTACCGAAACCTTTAGTTGACACTCCTGCCGACCGTACAGAATGCGGACAATATATACTACCTCCTTTAACCAACGGAAACTATTTTACCGGAACTAATGGAACCGGAACTCAAATGAGTGCCGGACAGATTATAATCAGCACAAGGACAATCTATATTTATGCAACATCGAGTAATGGTTGTACTAACGAACATTCTTTTACCGTAACCATACGTCCTTTCCCTCCTGTTGACAGTTTTACAGATGTATACACCTGTACTTCTTTTATCTTACCACAATTAACCAACGGAAAGTATTTTACAGGATCGGGCGGAACCGGAACTCAGTTAAGTCCCGGAACCGAAATAACAACTTTGCAAACGCTATACATTTATAATAACTGGAGTGATTTTCCAACCTGTAGCAGCGAAACCGTATTTACCGTAAATGCTATCGGTGTGGAAGTCGGCACTTTTGATGATGTTAAAGCTTGTGACAGTTATACGTTACCGAACCTTACCGTAGGTAATTATTATTCGCAGCCAAACGGTCAAGGTGCTATCATCCCGGCAGGAACTGTTATAACCACAAGTCAGACTATTTATGTTTATGCTATTTCCGGAAATCGTATTAATTGTACCGACGAAGACGATTTTCTCGTTACCATTTCAACGACTCCGACACTTCCGAATTTCAGCAATATAGAACGTTGCGACAGCTATACTTTACCACCATTAACATCCGGCAATTATTTTAGCGGTAGCGGCGGAACCGGTACAACTTATCAGGCCGGAGACAACATTACTACTTCACAAACGATTTATGTAATGGAAGCAGCAGCCGATAATCCCGACTGTTTTACTGAAAAATCATTTTTCGTAACCATTTATCCGTTATTGGATCTGAATATTTCCGACGGCACTATTTGTGTCGATCCGGTAACACAAAATACCATCACACCTTATACCGTTTCAACCGGCTTAAGTCCTGCTTTATTTACCGTAGAATGGTACCAGAATAATCAGTTGATTCATACCGGACCTAGCTATACAGCAACACAAGCCGGACAATACACGATCAACACCATAAAACTAACTCCGGAATCCGGAAACGATTGTAATTATAATCCAAAAACCATAAATATTGATCAATCAAGTTCAGCAATAGCTTCTTTATCCGTTAGCGAACCGTTTTCCGATATCAGTACGATTAGTGTCATCATTACCGGCGGATACGGTCAGTATGTATACCAACTGGACGATGGAATTGAGCAGTCCTCCAACGTTTTTGAGAATGTTTCCGGAGGCGAGCATTGGGTAACCGTTACTGATACAAAAGCGAATTGCGGCAGTATCCGATTAAAAACGTATATCCTGAAATACCCGAAATTCTTTACACCAAACGGCGACTCCTATAACGACACCTGGAATATCCGCGACCTTCGCAATCAAAAAGAAGCCCGGATTTATATTTTCGATCGTTACGGTAAATTCCTCGCTCAACTCCGACCGGACGGACCGGGTTGGGACGGAATGTATAACGGTCATCCGTTACCCTCTACCGATTATTGGTTTAAAGTTGTTTTCACAATGAACGGCGAAGAAAAAGAATTCCGATCCCATTTTTCAATGAAACGTTAGCCTTTTCATTTTTAAGTTGATAGAATCTTAGGCCGATGCGTTTTTTTTTCTAAAAAAACCTTTGCAACTTTGCATTCTTATACTTATTCAGATGATAGAAGACAAAACGCCTCAAAGAACCAGTTTGTCGCAACTGGGAGAATTCGGATTAATATCGCATTTGACCCAGCACTTCAAAATTAATCAGCCATCCACATTAACCGGGATTGGCGATGATGCGGCTGTACTGGATTTTAACGATAAAAAAGTGGTGATTTCAACCGATTTATTGGTAGAAGGCGTTCACTTTGACCTTGCTTATATGCCTTTAAAACATTTGGGATATAAAGCTGTAGTCGTTAACCTTTCCGATATCTGTGCAATGAATGCCAAACCAACACAGATAACCGTTTCGATTGCCGTTTCGAATCGTTTCCCTTTGGAAGCACTGGAAGAACTTTTCGACGGAATTGCTTTGGCTGCCAAAATATATGATGTAGATGTGATCGGCGGGGATACCACTTCTTCTCAGAAAGGATTAATCATTAGCATTACAGCTATCGGCGAAGCAAAAGAAGAAGAACTGGTTTACCGTAACGGAGCCGGTGAAACCGATTTATTAGTTGTTACCGGTGACCTTGGTGCCGCTTATATGGGATTACAGGTTTTGGAACGCGAGAAGCAGGTTTTCCAGGTTAACCCGAATAACCAACCGGATTTGGATGCTTATACTTATCTTATCGAACGTCAGTTAAAACCGGAAGCGCGTAAAGACGTAAAAGAATTATTGGAAGCACTAGACTTAAAACCGACTTCAATGATTGATATTTCAGATGGATTATCCTCTGAGATTATTCATATTTGTAAGAATTCGTCAAAAGGTTGTAATCTATACGAAGACAAATTACCACTGGATCCTCAATTGATCAATGCTTGTGAAGAATTTAATGTCGACAGTACTACAATTGCCATTAACGGAGGAGAAGATTACGAATTGTTATTTACAATCAAAATGTCAGATTTCGATAAGATTAAAGGAAATCCGAATTTTACAGTAATCGGGCATATGGCACCGGAAAGTGAAGGTATTCATTTAATAACTCGTGCCAACACTAAAATTCCATTAAAAGCAAGAGGGTGGAATGCATTAAGTGAAGAATAAAATTCTTACAAAAAACAATAAAGACATAAAAAAAGCGTTAGTACATTACTAACGCTTGATTTTTAATGAGCTAAACCAAATCCTCTATTTGGCTGGGCTGTAGCAAGACCTTTTACAGGCTGGGCTAAAGAAGGTAATCCACTATATTTACCTTATACTGTATAAACTAACTTAATTAAGTATTTAATGACACTGTAAAAGTACTTGTTTCCCACACAAGCATTTTACGGTTTTTTTCAGTTTTTTTTACGGTTTGATTTTTTTTTAGCTTTTTTGTCCATTTTAACATTTTCAACCGCTTTAAAAACCTCCATTTTGCACTAAAAATACTACTTAAACCAGAAACCCTACCTTAAAGAACGATAAAACCGTAAATAAAAAAGCTCTCCATTTACGGAAAGCTTTTTTAAAATTGCATTACATTTTCATCAACCAGTTACGCATAGAAACTTCGTCACTGATAATTGCTCTCAATTCTGAAATTTTAACGCGATCCTGCTTCATGCTATCTCTATGACGAATCGTTACGGTTTCATCTTCTAATGTCTGATGATCTACCGTAATACAGAATGGTGTTCCTAATGCATCCTGACGACGGTAACGACGCCCGACAGCATCTTTTTCATCATACGACACATTGAAATCCCATTTCAGATCGTCTATAATTTTTCGGGCTACTTCCGGTAAACCGTCTTTTTTAACCAATGGCAATACCGCAGCTTTTGTTGGCGCTAATACTGACGGTAATTTTAATACGGTACGGGTTGATCCGTCTTCCAATGTTTCTTCCTGTAAGGCTTTTGAGAAAACAGAAAGGAACATACGATCCAATCCAACTGATGTTTCCACTACATACGGTACATAGCTCGAATTGGTTTCGTTATCAAAATATTGTAATTTTTTACCG contains:
- the thiL gene encoding thiamine-phosphate kinase, which encodes MIEDKTPQRTSLSQLGEFGLISHLTQHFKINQPSTLTGIGDDAAVLDFNDKKVVISTDLLVEGVHFDLAYMPLKHLGYKAVVVNLSDICAMNAKPTQITVSIAVSNRFPLEALEELFDGIALAAKIYDVDVIGGDTTSSQKGLIISITAIGEAKEEELVYRNGAGETDLLVVTGDLGAAYMGLQVLEREKQVFQVNPNNQPDLDAYTYLIERQLKPEARKDVKELLEALDLKPTSMIDISDGLSSEIIHICKNSSKGCNLYEDKLPLDPQLINACEEFNVDSTTIAINGGEDYELLFTIKMSDFDKIKGNPNFTVIGHMAPESEGIHLITRANTKIPLKARGWNALSEE
- a CDS encoding T9SS type B sorting domain-containing protein, whose product is MKSAIFLILLFSGFTFYAQGITIDTTSQTVPQLVSNILLQNSCFNETNFQFSSHRGIGLFTNTNPNFPIQEGIIIRNGIAKHTEGQYTGLNESSFLTNAGDPDLQAISNTSGQTLAINDVAYIQFDFTPLSSSFSFDFLFASNEYGEYQCGFNDIFAFLLTDLNTGVTTNLAVIPNSSIPVSVKTIRNNLYNSGCTSSNPSLFGRYNVTNPAGSALNMRGETVLLTASSAVIPNNPYRIKLAIGDYNDSNYDSAVLIAGKSFTTHTNLGSDTTICQGETILLESGLGPQFDHVWTFNHNIIPGATSSSLSVTQPGTYSVIATTTNGACQMTDEIVITDLTIGTPQDIRVCNNGNASYPFNLSQNNATNLGLNPNDYDVLYYASMADVTANNPIPASSINNYQSNGNQTIYIKVRKRNGNFICDNLVSFNLIVNNTIVPGQALNMSKCSNRNGRLSFDLTVETPIVLNGQSPSDFTIFYFTSQSDADNNINSIPDPTAFLVLAPQSPVTIWVRMTDANNVNCYALTSFTITIQPLPLVDVHPDVIECSSYTLPPITNGNYFTGSQGSGTPLFAGDVITQQGTYYIYNGPVGPLGCADQTTFMVTLIDQLSFPEIGCGEYTIRNSPAGHFYTAPGGGGDILPVGTVLHTDQTIYFYAVVNGNVCQEKTYHIRILPVPPIDTPDDVITCNSYTLPSLVHGAYYTYPNGSGVTVNPGTVITESTTLYLYTYDGECSNEHTLRITIIDGPSFQPVTACGEFILPAVEVGNYFTQPMGNGTMIPAETAIQSSQTVYYYVPTTTSPNCTDYLNYQITILPKPLVDTPADRTECGQYILPPLTNGNYFTGTNGTGTQMSAGQIIISTRTIYIYATSSNGCTNEHSFTVTIRPFPPVDSFTDVYTCTSFILPQLTNGKYFTGSGGTGTQLSPGTEITTLQTLYIYNNWSDFPTCSSETVFTVNAIGVEVGTFDDVKACDSYTLPNLTVGNYYSQPNGQGAIIPAGTVITTSQTIYVYAISGNRINCTDEDDFLVTISTTPTLPNFSNIERCDSYTLPPLTSGNYFSGSGGTGTTYQAGDNITTSQTIYVMEAAADNPDCFTEKSFFVTIYPLLDLNISDGTICVDPVTQNTITPYTVSTGLSPALFTVEWYQNNQLIHTGPSYTATQAGQYTINTIKLTPESGNDCNYNPKTINIDQSSSAIASLSVSEPFSDISTISVIITGGYGQYVYQLDDGIEQSSNVFENVSGGEHWVTVTDTKANCGSIRLKTYILKYPKFFTPNGDSYNDTWNIRDLRNQKEARIYIFDRYGKFLAQLRPDGPGWDGMYNGHPLPSTDYWFKVVFTMNGEEKEFRSHFSMKR